The following proteins are encoded in a genomic region of Reichenbachiella sp.:
- a CDS encoding OmpA family protein has protein sequence MKIIHSVALFLIFSMNALAQSVPKYIELGDEQFDKNRFLEAIPYYDKAYAISKKNYYAGYQLAVCYEQTLQYEKAMKGFKKLSEQTGHDYQTKSIYKYATLNKLESKFDLADSIYQELAKITDIDPELLELANRQREGCLIAKREQQQDRHYQVEYIKKLNSNFHDYGATENPADGHLVFATSRNLSGEQYQGSQYSGLLPDMMMYEVRENGSYHNISNKHRFDKLNTKWSEGSGTFNASGDKFYYTSCENEKNAGCKIKFSALVDEKWSDPVELNEFINEPNSENKHPSLSITGDTLFFSSDRPGGQGGSDIWMSLRGDDGESWLPAINMGKVINTRENEITPYYSSAHESLLFSSNGHVGYGGYDIFGAKGHSFFSPDLFNIGFPFNSTWDDTYFFIGDSTGYLSSNRETKEVLDLYKFSVPNERLFLSLLFAGELMVDAQIVSRYRDVGAIDLVTFRAEDYEGYALFQPVITKKKDLRKLFNSSAVEGGSVASNLESARSNRAERTKSRNTVVAQAKPAKIYESVDNVEHLYFDYGDYTLRLQSKQALNDFYAAVKDEPYKKINLLSYSDHHGSEKGNVALCQKRGNAAKAYLIDLGVPEEKIQVMARGEMRSEKEKDHWFRRVLDRRVEVHVESHEPLSLPAARNVVLRKPLTLDNIAEKMNLDPKDVHRWNGTTKKVITPGHSVRLYIPNSTIVDPKFFITEENIWEVFD, from the coding sequence ATGAAAATTATACATTCAGTAGCGCTCTTTCTTATATTCTCAATGAATGCATTGGCCCAATCTGTGCCAAAATACATTGAGCTGGGTGATGAGCAGTTTGATAAAAACAGATTTTTAGAAGCCATTCCTTATTACGATAAAGCATATGCTATAAGTAAAAAGAATTACTACGCTGGATATCAATTGGCCGTTTGCTACGAACAAACGCTACAGTACGAAAAGGCGATGAAAGGCTTTAAGAAGTTAAGCGAGCAAACTGGCCATGATTACCAAACGAAATCTATTTATAAGTATGCGACGCTCAACAAACTAGAGAGTAAGTTTGATCTGGCAGATTCTATTTATCAGGAGCTGGCCAAAATTACAGACATAGATCCTGAATTGTTGGAGTTAGCCAATAGGCAAAGAGAGGGATGTTTGATCGCGAAAAGAGAACAACAACAGGACAGGCATTATCAAGTCGAGTATATCAAAAAGTTGAATAGTAATTTTCATGACTATGGCGCTACCGAAAATCCGGCAGATGGACATTTGGTTTTCGCTACATCAAGAAACCTTTCAGGTGAACAATATCAGGGGAGTCAGTACAGTGGACTTTTGCCTGACATGATGATGTATGAAGTTCGTGAAAATGGCAGCTACCATAACATCAGTAACAAGCACAGGTTTGACAAATTGAATACCAAATGGTCTGAAGGATCAGGCACATTTAATGCTTCTGGAGACAAGTTCTATTACACTTCTTGTGAAAATGAAAAGAATGCTGGTTGCAAGATCAAATTCAGCGCCTTGGTTGATGAAAAATGGTCTGATCCCGTTGAACTCAATGAATTCATCAACGAACCAAACTCAGAAAATAAACATCCTTCATTGTCTATAACTGGGGATACGCTTTTCTTTTCTTCAGACCGGCCTGGTGGTCAAGGGGGTAGTGATATTTGGATGAGCCTGCGAGGCGATGACGGAGAGTCGTGGTTACCTGCGATCAATATGGGTAAGGTGATCAACACTCGTGAGAATGAAATTACACCATACTATTCTTCTGCTCATGAAAGTTTGCTCTTTAGTAGTAACGGACATGTAGGCTATGGGGGGTATGATATTTTTGGCGCCAAGGGGCATTCGTTTTTTAGTCCTGACTTGTTCAATATTGGGTTTCCTTTCAATTCTACCTGGGACGATACTTATTTCTTTATTGGTGATTCAACAGGGTATCTATCTTCCAATAGAGAAACCAAAGAGGTGTTGGATTTGTATAAGTTTTCTGTACCCAATGAGAGGTTATTCCTATCGCTGTTATTTGCTGGAGAGTTGATGGTGGATGCTCAAATAGTATCGAGGTATAGGGATGTTGGCGCCATTGACCTGGTCACCTTTAGAGCGGAAGATTATGAAGGATATGCTTTGTTTCAACCGGTGATAACCAAGAAAAAAGATTTAAGAAAACTGTTCAATTCTAGCGCGGTGGAAGGAGGATCTGTGGCCTCGAACTTAGAATCTGCGAGATCCAATCGTGCGGAGAGAACTAAAAGTAGAAATACTGTAGTGGCTCAAGCGAAACCAGCCAAAATATATGAATCAGTCGACAATGTAGAGCATTTGTATTTTGATTATGGAGATTATACGCTGCGATTGCAGTCGAAGCAAGCACTCAATGATTTCTATGCAGCGGTCAAAGATGAACCATATAAGAAAATCAATCTATTGTCGTATTCTGATCACCATGGTTCTGAAAAAGGTAATGTGGCACTTTGCCAGAAAAGAGGAAATGCAGCCAAAGCTTATTTAATTGATTTGGGTGTACCAGAAGAAAAAATACAAGTAATGGCTAGAGGGGAAATGCGGTCTGAAAAAGAAAAAGACCATTGGTTTAGGCGGGTACTTGATAGAAGGGTAGAGGTGCACGTAGAGAGCCATGAACCACTTTCGCTACCAGCGGCTAGGAATGTAGTCTTGAGGAAACCTTTGACGCTGGATAATATTGCTGAAAAAATGAATCT
- a CDS encoding PorP/SprF family type IX secretion system membrane protein, translating to MKKALLLISFIYSFAAFGQEGQFSQYFASGALMNPAFPGTITTINFNSNYKRAGNPDTESYVELMQGSFSYPLRRVTTREEYFGSVGVTFFRESRGYQGAYRNQKVIGNFSYVVNLSELRNQLLVFGVQAGYAQQNISGDGYRWGSQFNQYLDGGYDGSLAGEGIVFDPVWYPVINFGALYTTYDNDDYKIRDYAFSAGISADNLNRPKIGSIEDFDARKAMLYKAFAVFQFPLGARFYGHPSAYVLNSNGSTQMNLGMYISTFVSSSKSNLGVELQTGGWYRVNDSFIVLIGLKVEQIKVGFSVDMNATNQGLNEQINGNVSAYEISLGYSFELHKSYRRLSNPMF from the coding sequence ATGAAGAAAGCGCTACTTCTCATATCCTTTATTTATTCCTTTGCTGCCTTCGGTCAGGAAGGTCAGTTTTCTCAATATTTTGCGAGCGGGGCACTTATGAACCCTGCGTTTCCCGGTACAATCACTACGATCAATTTTAATTCTAATTATAAGCGAGCTGGCAATCCAGATACGGAAAGTTATGTCGAGCTTATGCAAGGGTCTTTCAGTTACCCACTGAGAAGAGTTACCACGAGGGAAGAGTACTTTGGTAGCGTTGGTGTTACCTTCTTCAGGGAGAGTAGAGGTTATCAAGGAGCTTATAGAAATCAAAAAGTTATTGGCAACTTTTCGTATGTGGTGAATTTATCTGAATTGAGAAATCAGCTATTGGTATTTGGGGTACAAGCCGGATATGCCCAACAAAACATTTCTGGTGATGGTTATCGATGGGGCTCACAGTTCAATCAGTATTTGGATGGTGGCTATGATGGTAGCCTGGCAGGTGAGGGCATCGTATTTGACCCAGTGTGGTATCCTGTAATCAATTTTGGTGCGCTATACACCACTTATGATAATGACGATTACAAAATCAGGGACTATGCGTTTTCTGCGGGTATCAGTGCTGATAATTTGAACCGACCAAAGATTGGTTCCATTGAAGATTTTGATGCCAGAAAGGCCATGCTTTACAAAGCTTTTGCGGTATTTCAGTTTCCCCTGGGAGCGAGGTTCTACGGGCACCCATCAGCCTATGTGCTCAATTCGAATGGTAGCACCCAGATGAATCTAGGTATGTATATTTCTACATTTGTTAGCTCATCGAAATCTAATCTGGGTGTAGAACTGCAGACAGGGGGATGGTACCGTGTAAACGATTCTTTTATCGTTTTAATAGGCCTAAAGGTTGAACAGATCAAAGTTGGCTTTAGTGTGGATATGAATGCCACGAATCAGGGACTTAATGAACAAATAAATGGCAACGTATCTGCCTACGAGATATCTTTAGGGTATAGTTTTGAATTACATAAATCGTATAGGAGACTGTCCAATCCCATGTTCTAA